Part of the Dethiosulfovibrio russensis genome, ACGCCGAACTCCATGATCTCGGAGATATCGGTTACCTTCTCCACCGAGTAATCCAAACCCAACTCCTTTGCAGCGGCCTCGGCCAGTTCGGCAAGTTTCTTGCACTTGGGACAGCCTGTCCCCAGTATTTGAATCTTAACTGTCATCTCGACAACCTCCTTTAGGACAAATAGGCGCGCATCGATTGGAGTCGACGCACTTTATCATGTCGAAGACGCAGGGCAAAGCTATGGAATAGAGGATCTTCTGTCCCTCCCTGCGATCCTTCAGTACCTCTGCATCCCTCAACACAGCCAGATGCTTGCTGACCGTGGTTCTATCCGACTCGAACCACCGGGCTATCTCGCAAGCGCAAACCTCTCCCCCGCCCAGCCTCCTGACTATCTCCAGCCTGAGGGGATGGGCCAAGGCCTTAAACACGGCGACGGTCCGGTCCTTATCTGCCATGGGACCCCCTCCTTTATGTGGCGATATTACCACACAAGAAAACAGGAGGCAAGGGACCGAGGGTAAAAAAATAGGGCCCGGTTCAAAGAACCGGGCCCTACTCCTGTGGATCAATCTCTTTTATTCAAAAAATCCCACGCCACCGACGAGAGAAGAGAGACTCCGTCGGCCAGGACCGACTCGTTCACCCTGAACTTCGGATGATGATGAGGCCAGTCCGCTCCTCCTTCGCCTCCCATCCCCAGGAAGACGAAGGCCCCCGGCACCTTCTCGAGATAGAAACTAAAGTCCTCCGACGCCATGGTCGGACGGATCTTTCTCACCCTGTCCTCCCCGAAGAGCCCCGAAGCGACCTCGGAAATCCGCCGGCCCATTTCCCCGTCGTTTATGACCGGAGGCAGGTTTTTGAGATATTCCAGCTTCGCACCGCATCCAAAGGCTTGAGCGGTGTTTACCGCCAGTGTCTCGATCCTTCCCGGCAGCTCGTCCCTTATCTCCCTAGAGAGGGTCCTGGCAGTTCCCTCGATCGTCACTACGTCGGGAATCACGTTGAACGCCTCTCCCGCTCTCAGGTTCCCCACGCTGACCACCACGCTGTCGAGAGGGTCGGTCTGACGGCTGGCGATGGTCTGCAACGCCATGAGGAAAGCTCCGGCGGCCACTGTAGGATCCGCCGTCTGATGGGGCATGGCGCCGTGACCTCCCTTACCCTCGATGGAGACCTTCCAGAAATCGGAGGACCCCATGAGAGGGCCGTCCGACCATCCAAGGATCCCAGACTCCAGAGGCTGCCAGACGTGAAGACCGAATATGCCGTCGACTCCATCCAGGACACCGGAATCCACCATGGCATCCGCACCGGATTGAGGCACCGAGGCCTCCTCCGACGGCTGAAAGACGAGTCGAATCCGACCGGGAAGCGAGTCTTTCCTCGACGAAAGTATCTCGGCGGCACCGAGCAATATGGCCATATGGGCGTCGTGTCCGCAGGCGTGCATCACCCCTACGTTCTCCGACTCGAAAGGAAGCCCGGTATCCTCGACTACCGGAAGGGCGTCCATATCGGCCCTGAGTGCCACGGTTGGCCCTTCTTTCCCTATCTCGGCCACTACGCCGGAGGGAAAATCGCCGCACCCTACTCGGACGTCGTCGATTCCCATCTCCTCCAGCCTCTCTGCTATCCAACGGCTCGTCTCAATCTCCTTGAAGGAAAGCTCCGGATATCTGTGCAGATGACGATACCAGTCTGTTATCTTTCTCTCTATATCGCTGGCATGATCTTTAAACGAATTCGAAACGGACAAAACAGCGACCTCCCCTTACGCCGGACCCCAGTTTATCGCCACGGCTAGAGCCAGGAAGAACCAGCTCATGACGAGTATCTTCAGGGCCAGAGGGAAGGCGAAACGGAACCAGCGATCGAAGGGAACCCTGGCCAAAGCGATCATGGCGAGAAGTCCGCCCAACGTCGGGACCAACAGGTTCATCACTCCGTCTCCCACCTGGAAAGCAAGTATGGCGGTCTGTCTGGTCATACCTATGAGGTCGCTGAGGGGGATCATTATGGGCAGGGTAGCCATTGCCTGTCCGCTGCCGGAGGGGATGAAGAAATTGATTACGCTGTGGACCATCGTCATCAATATGGCAGAGAGGGTGACAGGAAGATCGGCGAGCGGCGCCGCCAGAGTCTGTACTATGGTATCGCCTATATGACCGGCATCCAGTATGACCTGAATTCCTCTGGCCACGCCTATGATCAAGGCTCCTCCCACTATGTCGCCCGCTCCCTTTACCATCTTGGCTATAATCTCGTCCGAGTTCATACCGGCCAAAAGCCCGGCCACAACCGCCATTATTATGAAGACCGCCGAAATCTCGGTGATATACCATCCCCAGGTGAACACGCCGAACAGGATGGTAGCCATCCCCAAAACAAAGGAGGTCAGGACGATCTTGTCCTTTCCGCAGAGGGAATATTCCTCTATGGGATGGGTCAACGAAAGTCCATCAGTGCCGATCCCCGCTACCAAACTGGCGGAGGGATTCTTCTTTATCTTGCCCAGATATCTACAGGTATGATGGGCCACCAAAGCCAGACTCGCCAGGCAGAAACCGGTCCTCAGCAAGGCTCCGGAGAACATGGGGAGATCGGCTATAACAGCTCCTACACCTACGGTGTAGGGATTTATAGGCGACGTGGCGAATCCTACCCCGATACCTGCGACGGCCATTCCCGCACCGACCATGAGATCTCCGCCGAAGGCCAGGGCCACCAAAACGGCGATAGGAACCAGAGCGATGTTGTTCTCAAAACCCACCGTAGCGCCTAGAAATCCGAACACAAAGGTCATAAGCCATATGAGGCGATTGCTCTTGTTAACCCCTATGCGACGGACTATCACTCCCACGGCATTCTCCAAAGCCCCTGTGGCGTTAAGCAAATTGAAAAGGGCCCCGGAGATAAGGGTGATGAATATGATGCTGGCAGCCTTGACCATCCCCATGGGAAGGGCCTTGAAAAGGTCGAAAAAGCCGACTGGAGACTGCTCCACGTGATGATAGGTACCGGCGACCACTCCCATACGGGTACCCACCTGGGCCCTATCGAACTCCCCGGCCGGAACGATGTAGGTCATTATCCCTGCCACTACTATAATCATGAAAAGAAGGACATACGGATTGGGTATTTTATGATACCAACGCTTTTTCTCCACCTGGAACCACTCCCTATTTAGTTTTATAAAAAAGACCTCGGGAACTACGACGCCGTAGAGGACGGGTATTTTCGTCTTTATCGGGCCTCCTTCTCACAAATTGAATACCATTCCTTTCTACAGGACGCCATTCCCATTTCGAAATTCTATCAATTTGTAGGATTATGTCAATTGACTTTACCTCCCCTATGAGTGGAAAATGTTGTCTGCCTCTTGAAAAACACGGGTAATTCGGAGGGAGGACTCTGAAAATGTCCAACGGACTGACGGGAAAGGTCATGAAGCTTCTCGAGATCCTCTTTCTAGCCGGAGGAACCATGGACCTGAAGGAGCTATCGGAAAGAAGCGACATACCGAAGAGCACGGTGCACCGCATATTGACGTCCCTAGGAAAAGACAGATGGGTAATCCAGGACCCCAGGACCAGACTCTACCGCCTCGGACCGAGGATGATGATCTTCGCGAAGGAACGTCAGATAAGACAGGAACTTGTCAGGCAGAGCGATATCCCTATGAGGGATCTGGTCAAGGAGGCAGGAGAGACCACGGTCCTGGCCGTACCGGATGGCGAGGTGGCTCGATGCGTCCATATAGTGGAGACCCCCAAGGCGATAAAGTTTTCCTTCTCGGTGGGAGGAGAGCTGCCCATATACGCCGGAGCGATGGGAAAGATCCTCCTGGCCTACTGTCAAGAGACCTTCAGAGAGTGGATGCTCGATCAGTCTCTAAGACCTTTTACGGAAAACACCCTAATAGACTCAATAAAGCTGAGGGAGGAGCTGACGGCTATTAGAGAGAGAGGTTATTCCATCAGCATCGAGGAGATAAATCCTGGAGGGATGGCCATAGGAGCTCCTGTATTGTCTTCGAGGGGAGACCTCATAGCTGGACTCATCCTCTCGGGACCGAGATTCAAGTTCGAGGATAAAAGCGGAGATCTCGTGATCCCGGTAATGGAGACGGCCAAGAGGATAGAGAGGAATCTGGCATAGACCGGACCTTGATCGAAAGACTGCTATTGCCTAAAAGGACGGGAAAGACAATGAAGGGGAACAAAAAAACCAACGCCGTAAGGGAACTGGAGAGGCTGGGGATTTCCGTGGAGGTCCTGGAATACGAGGTGGACGAGGAAGACCTAAGCGCCGTAGCGGCGGCGAGCAAGGTGAACTTACCGATCGAGAGGGTATTCAAGACCCTGGTGGCCCGGGGAGACGACCCCAAGAGGGATATCGTGATGGCCTGTATCCCTGGAGCCTCGGAGCTGGACCTGAAAAAACTGGCAATACTGAGCGGGAACAAGAAAATGGAGATGGTCCACCTGAAGGAGCTGCTGCCTCTGACGGGCTACGTGCGCGGAGGCTGCTCCCCGGTAGGTGCGAAGAAAGGCTACCCGGTCTACCTGGACGAGAGCGCCATAGGACACGAGACAGTAGCGGTAAGCGCCGGTCAGAGGGGGCTTCAGATGATACTGTCCCCGGAGGACCTGATAAAGGCCACCGACGCCACGGTGGGGAGGCTCACCAGATGAGATTCCTCTCCAGGATTCTGAAAACCCTCCTGGTGACCTCGGCGACGGCCCTCCTGGCTATATCGGCTCATGCGGCATCGGAACCGCCCTCGGATATGGACTGGGGCATGGATCTGCCGGGAATATTTAAGGGTATAGAGACCGACGAAAAGGTCCTGGCCCTCACCTTCGACGCCTGCGGCAAGAGCTCCTACAGCGAAGAAGAAAGGGACTACGACGAAGAGCTCATCGCCTTTTTGAGGAAAGACGGTATACCGGCGACCCTCTTCGTAAACGAGCGATGGATCAAGGCCCATCCGGACGAGTTCGCGTCCCTGGCGGAAGACCCCCTATTCGAGATAGGCAACCACGGGACCAGACACGTGCCTCTTTCCCTGACGGGAAGATCGGCCTACGGCATAGCAGGGACCAAAAATCGGGAAGAGGTGATCTCAGAGGTAAAGACCTGCGGGGACACCATCGAGAGTTCGACAGGGAAGAAACCTCGATTCTTCCGGGCCGGAACGGCCCACTACGACAGGGCCTCGGTGAAGATCGTAACGGAGCTGGGATACGTCGTGGCAGGTTTCTCCGTCAACGGCGACGGAGGGGCGACTTTCTCCACCGATCGGGTCAGAGACAGCGTATCGTCGGTCCGGCCCGGCGGAGTGGTGCTCTGCCACATGAATCACCCCGAGTCCGGCACCGCCAAGGGAGTTCGCGCCGCCGTGGAGAATCTAACCAAAAGAGGCTTCCGCTTCCTAACGTTGAGTGAGCTTTACGACATGCAAAGATAGATCTCAAGAGAAACATCGGGCTATCGACAAATACATAGCTGATATAATCAGCGTACGCATATTAGACGACATTACCTTGTATTCGATAGGAGGAGATCACCCGTGATAAAAAAAATATCCATGAAAAACATAGGCCCATCTCCCTCCATGGAACTCGAATTCGGAGAAAGGCTGAACTTAATCACCGGTGATAACGGCCTCGGAAAAAGCTTTCTTTTGGATATCGCTTGGTGGGCGATGACTCGAAGCTGGCCGGGGGAAGTCAATCCTAAATTATCGATCGGCAAGATAGCCCTTCCTACGATAAAAAAGGAAACAGCAACCATAAGATGCTCCTTTTCAGGAAGAACCAATGACGTTCAGACAAGCTTCGAGTACGACGCAAAATCTGAAAGCTGGCGAGTTCCACGAGGCAGACCAGGAATGCCGGGACTTGTCTTCTACGCAATGGTGGACGGTAGTTTCGCTGTCTGGGATCCGGCCAGAAACTACTGGAAGGAGAGAGGACAGCCACAGGAGAGAGAGCGTCCGTCCGCTTACATATTCAGCCCCAAAGAGGTATGGGACGGACTGGAGAGAGACGACGGGACCTGGCTTTGCAACGGATTGATACGGGATTGGGCCGGATGGCAAAAGGAAAAGGGACGCCCTTTCGAAATTTTAAAATCCGTCTTGAAAGAGCTCTCACCGGTATCGGGCGAAAGACTTGAACCGGGCAAGCTTACCAGGATAAGCCTGGACGACGTCCGAGACATGCCAACCATAAGGATGCCCTACGAGCAGGATGTCCCCGTAGTACATTGTTCCTCCGGTATGAAAAGGATCATAGCTCTGGCCTACTTCCTGGTATGGTGCTGGGAAGAGCATTTAAAGGCGAAAGAGCTTTTAGGAGAAGAGCCGGAACTCAACGCCATCTTTCTGGTGGACGAAGTTGAGTCTCACCTTCACCCAAAATGGCAGAGGACTATTTTAAGATCTATAATGGACGTAATGGAAAGGTTAAACACCGAAGCCAAGACGCAGATCATCGCGGTAACCCACTCGCCTCTAATAATGGCCTCGGCGGAAACCCTGTTCGACCCCGAAAAAGACGCATGGTTCGATCTGGACATGAAAGACGGCGCAGTAACGTTGGAGAAAAGAGAATTCCTACGCCAGGGAGACATATCCGACTGGCTAACAAGCCAGGCCTTCGACCTCAAATCCGGATACTCGCTCGAGGCGGAAAATGCTATGGAAGAGGCGTCTCGTCTTTTAAGCGACGAGACTATGGACAAAAATAGGGCAAGGGAAATATACGACCGTCTTAAAACCGTTCTGTCGGACACCGATCCTTTCTGGATTCGTTGGAACTTCGTGGCGGATAAAAAAGGATGGTTTCGATGATCCACGTAAACGCTAAGCCGGAACCACCGAGCTTCGACAAAAAGGTACGACAAAAGGGATTGAATCTCATGAAGAAAAATGGAATTAATCCCCGTATTCCCCTACCGAAGGGAACTGAGCTACGATCTTGCTGGACGAAGTGCCTCGACGACCTTCATTCATGCTATGGAGGTATATGCGCCTATCTGGCGGTATACGTAGAAAGGATCACAGGAGCTAATTCGGTGGATCACTTCGTACCGAAAAAAAAGCGCCCAGACCTGGCCTACGAGTGGAGCAATTACAGGCTGGCGTGCACAAGGATAAACAGCCGTAAAGGCGATTACGAAGACGTTCTCGACCCTTTTGAGGTAGAGAACGAATGGTTTTATCTTGATCTCATAACAGGGCGGATATATCCCAACCCCGATCTGGACGATCAGGTCAAGCGCAAGGTACAGAGCACCATAGACCGTCTAGGTCTTGACGACGACGACAACAGAAAATTGAGGACGAAATATTATACTTACTATTTAGGCCAAGAGATCTCTTCGGACTACCTAAAAAGCCACGCCCCATTCGTATGGATGGAGGCTGACAGGCAAAATCTCTTATAAAAAACGATCGTAGAGACGGATGACGAAGAGGCCAATGACTCTGCCCTCTTCGTCATCCGTGAAGGGCCCTTCTCTGGGTCCGTATCTTGCTCCGTCGGTCCTCGATATCGTCGCATATGAACTCGTGGGTAAGATAGTCGGGCTCCAACAGATCCAGCAACCGGCGACAGGCCGAGGTCCTGAACGGACGATGCTGATCTATCTTGGACATCCTTCTCCAGGCCCTGTCCAGTCGAACCATAAAGTCCTCCTCAGGATCGTGATCCAGCCAATCATGGGCCTCCCTCATCTCACCGGACAGACTCAAGCTCAGATGAACCCCCTCTATGCGACTGCGAATCTCCTTTGGTAGTCCCCCCAAAACTGACGTCAGATAATCCATGGCATCGTCCTCGTTCCGACAGGTCGTCGTGGTGTTCAGAAGATGGCCAGTATCCAGCAGAAAGGCCCAGTTGGAGAAGTTCAACGACGACGCAAAGAGGTCTACCAAATCTAGATCAAGAAAGGTCAAGCCCTCCCACCACAAATTCTCGAAGAAAATCCTCACGGGGGGCTCTCCCCGGGGGAAATTCGATACCGCCTCGTTCACCATCTCCGCCGCGGAGAGGAGCACCGAACGGGAGCCGTTGGCCTTTACTCCCCCGAGTACCTCCCCTACGGAGGTGTTGGTTAGGTGGAATACCCCGTAGGCCGGATCGAGGGACGACGCGTCGAAGAGATAGCGTCTCAGATTGGACACCAGATCTTCCTTGGAGGAACCTCCCCTGAAATAGACCTCCTCCTCCGGGGAGAACGATCCCTCAAGCTCTCCTCCGTTCCAAAGAGGCATCCAGTCCATGCAGAAGGGCAGATGGACCGCGGTAACCACGTCTTTAGGAACCCCCATGGTGCCGTCGAAGGCCGTCAAGACCTCCAGACCGTCCAGCCCCAGAGACAGGTGAAACTCCAGCGCCCTCTTCCAGGAACCGAAAGGCTCCAGGTCGAAGGGATACACAGATATGTTGGCCAATTCCTTCAAGATCTTTCCTCCTCTCCTCCATTGCCACGAATTCTGACACTCCATAGGTCGCACCGCAAGAAAAAACCCCGCCGAATGCTCTCGACGGGGCGATTTCGCCTATTGAAAAATCATGATCTATACCACGTGAAGAGGCACCACCAGGTCGAACACGTCGCTATCGACGTTTATCCTGTCTATCCTGACGTTCACGGAGAAACTGGAGCGCATGGCCTCTTCGTTTATTATCGACTTGCTGTCGCCGAAGCTGGCGTGGCCGCAGCCGTCCATGAGAAGGGATTTCGTCGCTATCCTCAGAGCGTGGGCGGGATAGTGGGTGTTGAAGATGGAACAGATTCCCCTCTCTCTGGCCAATTTCTCGATCACGTCCAGAACGATAAGCTGAT contains:
- a CDS encoding thioredoxin family protein; translation: MTVKIQILGTGCPKCKKLAELAEAAAKELGLDYSVEKVTDISEIMEFGVAGTPGLVVNDKVVSAGRIPTPLAVKRLISEAL
- a CDS encoding ArsR/SmtB family transcription factor — translated: MADKDRTVAVFKALAHPLRLEIVRRLGGGEVCACEIARWFESDRTTVSKHLAVLRDAEVLKDRREGQKILYSIALPCVFDMIKCVDSNRCAPICPKGGCRDDS
- a CDS encoding M20 metallopeptidase family protein, with product MSVSNSFKDHASDIERKITDWYRHLHRYPELSFKEIETSRWIAERLEEMGIDDVRVGCGDFPSGVVAEIGKEGPTVALRADMDALPVVEDTGLPFESENVGVMHACGHDAHMAILLGAAEILSSRKDSLPGRIRLVFQPSEEASVPQSGADAMVDSGVLDGVDGIFGLHVWQPLESGILGWSDGPLMGSSDFWKVSIEGKGGHGAMPHQTADPTVAAGAFLMALQTIASRQTDPLDSVVVSVGNLRAGEAFNVIPDVVTIEGTARTLSREIRDELPGRIETLAVNTAQAFGCGAKLEYLKNLPPVINDGEMGRRISEVASGLFGEDRVRKIRPTMASEDFSFYLEKVPGAFVFLGMGGEGGADWPHHHPKFRVNESVLADGVSLLSSVAWDFLNKRD
- a CDS encoding YfcC family protein; protein product: MEKKRWYHKIPNPYVLLFMIIVVAGIMTYIVPAGEFDRAQVGTRMGVVAGTYHHVEQSPVGFFDLFKALPMGMVKAASIIFITLISGALFNLLNATGALENAVGVIVRRIGVNKSNRLIWLMTFVFGFLGATVGFENNIALVPIAVLVALAFGGDLMVGAGMAVAGIGVGFATSPINPYTVGVGAVIADLPMFSGALLRTGFCLASLALVAHHTCRYLGKIKKNPSASLVAGIGTDGLSLTHPIEEYSLCGKDKIVLTSFVLGMATILFGVFTWGWYITEISAVFIIMAVVAGLLAGMNSDEIIAKMVKGAGDIVGGALIIGVARGIQVILDAGHIGDTIVQTLAAPLADLPVTLSAILMTMVHSVINFFIPSGSGQAMATLPIMIPLSDLIGMTRQTAILAFQVGDGVMNLLVPTLGGLLAMIALARVPFDRWFRFAFPLALKILVMSWFFLALAVAINWGPA
- a CDS encoding IclR family transcriptional regulator codes for the protein MSNGLTGKVMKLLEILFLAGGTMDLKELSERSDIPKSTVHRILTSLGKDRWVIQDPRTRLYRLGPRMMIFAKERQIRQELVRQSDIPMRDLVKEAGETTVLAVPDGEVARCVHIVETPKAIKFSFSVGGELPIYAGAMGKILLAYCQETFREWMLDQSLRPFTENTLIDSIKLREELTAIRERGYSISIEEINPGGMAIGAPVLSSRGDLIAGLILSGPRFKFEDKSGDLVIPVMETAKRIERNLA
- the ybaK gene encoding Cys-tRNA(Pro) deacylase — encoded protein: MKGNKKTNAVRELERLGISVEVLEYEVDEEDLSAVAAASKVNLPIERVFKTLVARGDDPKRDIVMACIPGASELDLKKLAILSGNKKMEMVHLKELLPLTGYVRGGCSPVGAKKGYPVYLDESAIGHETVAVSAGQRGLQMILSPEDLIKATDATVGRLTR
- a CDS encoding polysaccharide deacetylase family protein, whose protein sequence is MRFLSRILKTLLVTSATALLAISAHAASEPPSDMDWGMDLPGIFKGIETDEKVLALTFDACGKSSYSEEERDYDEELIAFLRKDGIPATLFVNERWIKAHPDEFASLAEDPLFEIGNHGTRHVPLSLTGRSAYGIAGTKNREEVISEVKTCGDTIESSTGKKPRFFRAGTAHYDRASVKIVTELGYVVAGFSVNGDGGATFSTDRVRDSVSSVRPGGVVLCHMNHPESGTAKGVRAAVENLTKRGFRFLTLSELYDMQR
- a CDS encoding AAA family ATPase, whose amino-acid sequence is MIKKISMKNIGPSPSMELEFGERLNLITGDNGLGKSFLLDIAWWAMTRSWPGEVNPKLSIGKIALPTIKKETATIRCSFSGRTNDVQTSFEYDAKSESWRVPRGRPGMPGLVFYAMVDGSFAVWDPARNYWKERGQPQERERPSAYIFSPKEVWDGLERDDGTWLCNGLIRDWAGWQKEKGRPFEILKSVLKELSPVSGERLEPGKLTRISLDDVRDMPTIRMPYEQDVPVVHCSSGMKRIIALAYFLVWCWEEHLKAKELLGEEPELNAIFLVDEVESHLHPKWQRTILRSIMDVMERLNTEAKTQIIAVTHSPLIMASAETLFDPEKDAWFDLDMKDGAVTLEKREFLRQGDISDWLTSQAFDLKSGYSLEAENAMEEASRLLSDETMDKNRAREIYDRLKTVLSDTDPFWIRWNFVADKKGWFR